ggcaataattaatagcctaccaaccaaaaaacgtccaggaccagatggattcacagccgaattctaccagaggtacaaagaggagctggtaccattccttctgaaactattccgatcaatagaaaaagagggaatcctccctaactcgttttatgaagccagcatcatcctgataccaaagcctggcagagacacaacaaaaagagaattttagaccaatatccctgatgaatattgatgcgaaaatcctcaataaaatactggcaaaccaaatccagcagcacatcgaaaagcttatccaccatgatcaagttggcttcatccctgggatgcaagcctggttcaacatacacaaatcaataaatgtaatccatcacataaacagaaccaaagacaaaaaccacgtgattatctcaatagatgcagaaaaggccactgacaaaattcaacagccgttcatgctaaaaactgtcaataaactaggtattgatggaatgtatctccaaataataatttatgataaacccacagccaatatcatactgaatgtgcaaaagctggaagcattccctttgaaaactggcacaagacagggatgccctctctcaccactcctattcaacatagtgttggaagttctagccagggcaatcaggcaagagaaagaaataaagggtattcaattaggaaaagaggaagtcaaattgtccctgtttgcagataccatgattgtatatttagaaatccccatcgtctcagcctaaaatctccttaagctaataagcaacttcagcaaagtctcagggtacaaaataaatgtgcaaaagtcacaagcattcctatacaccaataacagacaaacagagagccaaatcatgagtgaactcccattcacaattgctacaaagagaataaattacctaggaatccaacttacaagggacgtgaaggacctcttcaaggagaactacaaaccactgctaaaCGAAATAAacaaggacacaaacaaatggaagaacattacaTGCTCaaagataggaagaatcagtatcatgaaaatggccatactgcccaaggtaatttatagattcaatgccattcccatcaagctaccaatgactttcttcacagaattggaaaagactAAAGTTcccatggaaccaaaaaagagcccacattgccaagacaatcctaagcaaaaagaacaaagctggaggcatcatgctacctgacttcaaactatactacaaggctacaataacaaaaacaccatggtactggtaccaaaacagagatatagaccaatggaacagaacagaggcctcagaaataacatcacacatctacaaccatctgatctttgacaaacctgacaaaaacaagaaaaggggaaaggatttcctacttaataaatggtgctgggaaaactggctagccatatgtacaaagctgaaactggatcccttccttacaccttatacaaaaattaattcaagatggatcaaagacttaaatgttagacctaaaaccataaaaaccctagaagaaaacctaggcaattccattcaggacacaggcatgggcaaagacttcatgactaaaaaacaccaaaagcaatggcaacaaaggccaaaatagacaaatgggatctaattaaaccaaagagcttctgcacagaaagaaactaccatcaaagtgaacaggcaaactacagaatgggagaaaatttttgcaatctacccatctgacaaggggctaatatccagaatctacaaagaacttacacaaatgtacaagaaaaaaacaaccccatcaaaaagtgggcaaaggatatgaacagacatgtctcaaaagaagacatttgctCTTTTCTGGTTAGCATGGCGGGAGAAGCCATGAGCAGCAAAGTCTCTTGCGACACCCTGTACAAGGCGGTGCAGGAAGTCCTGCACGGGAACCAGTGCAAGCGCCACAAGTTCCTGGAGACGATGGAGTTGCACATCAGCTTGAAGAACTATGACCCCCAGAAGGACAAGCGCTTCTCGGGCACCGTCAGGCTTAAGtccactccccaccccaagtTCTCTGTGTGTGTCCTGGGGGACCAGCAGCACTGTGACAAGGCTAAGGCCGTAGATATCCCCCACATGGACATCAAGACGCTGAAAAACCTCAACAAGAATAAAAAACCGGTCAAGAAGCTGGTCAAGAAGTATGATGCATTTTTGGCCTCAGAGTCTCTGATCAAGCAGATTCCACGAATCCTCGGCCCAGGTCTAAATAAGGCAGGAAAGTTCCCTTCACTGCTCACACACAATGAAAATATGGTGGCCAAAGTGGATGAGGTGAAGTCGACAATCAAGTTCCAAATGAAGAAGGTGTTATGTCTGGCTGTAGCTGTTGGTCACGTGAAGATGACAGACGATGAGCTTGTGTAAAACACTCACCTGTCTGTCAACTTCTTGGTGTCATTGCTCAAGAAAAACTGGCAGAATGTCCGGGCCTTATATATCAAGAGCACCATGGGCAAGCCCCAGCGCCTATATTAAGGCACAATTTGAATAAATTCTattaccaattaaaaaaaaaaaagaagacagttatgcagccaacagacacaggaaaaaatgctcatcatcactggtcatcagagaaatgcaaatcaaaaccacattgagataccatctcacaccagttagaatggcagttattaaaaagtcaggaagcaacaggtgctgaagaggatgtggagaaataggaacacttttacactgctggtgggagtgcaaactagttcagccattgtggaagacagtgtggcgattcctcaaggatctagaactagaaataccatttgacccagcaatcccattactggatatatgtccaaaggattataaatcttgctactataaagacacatgtacaagtatgtttattgtggcactattcacaatagcaaagacttggaaccaacccaaatttccatcaatgatagactagatttagaaaatgtggcacatatacaccatggaatactatgcagccataaaaaaggatgagttcaagtgtgagtgacacagaagatgggtgatttctgcatttccatctgaggtactgggttcatctcactagggagtgccagacagtgggcgcaggtcagtgggtgcacacACCATGcgccagccgaagcagggcgaggc
This genomic stretch from Pan paniscus chromosome 7, NHGRI_mPanPan1-v2.0_pri, whole genome shotgun sequence harbors:
- the LOC100983339 gene encoding large ribosomal subunit protein uL1-like, which produces MAGEAMSSKVSCDTLYKAVQEVLHGNQCKRHKFLETMELHISLKNYDPQKDKRFSGTVRLKSTPHPKFSVCVLGDQQHCDKAKAVDIPHMDIKTLKNLNKNKKPVKKLVKKYDAFLASESLIKQIPRILGPGLNKAGKFPSLLTHNENMVAKVDEVKSTIKFQMKKVLCLAVAVGHVKMTDDELV